In Polynucleobacter sp. MWH-S4W17, a genomic segment contains:
- the cutA gene encoding divalent-cation tolerance protein CutA, with protein sequence MSENSLANSSKLLVVLTSLPNLEVATALARALVERNFAACVQLTEGIQSIYRWKGKVCEEHEVLLSAKTIASKWLEISSFIQEQHPYDLPEILAFSPEQYEKQYGKWVQSEVNSKS encoded by the coding sequence ATGTCTGAAAACTCCCTAGCCAATTCCAGCAAGCTTTTGGTGGTGCTAACGAGCCTTCCTAATTTAGAGGTTGCCACAGCCTTGGCAAGAGCCTTGGTGGAGAGAAATTTCGCCGCTTGTGTGCAGCTTACGGAGGGTATTCAATCAATTTATCGCTGGAAGGGTAAAGTTTGCGAGGAGCATGAAGTATTGCTTTCTGCGAAAACTATCGCAAGTAAATGGCTGGAAATTTCCAGCTTTATTCAAGAACAGCATCCTTATGACCTGCCGGAAATATTGGCCTTTTCCCCTGAGCAATATGAAAAGCAATACGGCAAGTGGGTACAGTCTGAGGTAAATTCGAAGTCATGA
- the dsbD gene encoding protein-disulfide reductase DsbD has protein sequence MRMYSFVARIFALFLFLSAQVFAAPDFLPPEKAFRVEASWLENSNQVELEFLPAKGYYIYQESLKFQAGTQAEKLSNIGPSLPSGVVKFDETFQKKLQVYKEPFLVLLDVKPADGKPIHAAVTLQGCAEAGICYPPMTLKFLLAGPGVKVAPIPDALDGMPLSSSQVGGEFGLADLWRERDDVNAIGRFLESTSTAYLFLAFFVLGLALAFTPCVLPMLPILSSVIFGTQDGKAVTKGRASILALAYVLGMALVYALAGVLMAALGGSVQRALQSPIALAAFALLLLALSGSLFGLYDLRLPQSWHHHVDRLAGRQKGGNVFGAFALGGISTLVASPCITAPLAGVLAFIAQTGSMSLGAGLLFVMALGMGLPLFFIAIEARILIPSTGIWMVYLQRTLGVLLVATAAWIASPLLQKNDVAGATKLVNGQSIHEVGDLSFVVIHSPAELDTQLSKAKEEKKVVLLDFYADWCISCKEMEVNTFTNPEVSKELKQFVLVQADVTANSPENQVLLKRFGLFGPPGILIFNQNSGELKDQRVIGYMPPQRFIERLKQAASTQ, from the coding sequence ATGAGAATGTATTCCTTTGTAGCAAGGATCTTTGCCCTATTTTTATTCCTGTCCGCGCAAGTTTTTGCTGCGCCGGATTTCTTGCCCCCAGAGAAAGCGTTCCGAGTGGAGGCTTCTTGGTTAGAAAATTCCAATCAAGTGGAGCTGGAATTTTTGCCTGCTAAAGGCTATTACATCTACCAAGAATCTTTAAAGTTCCAAGCGGGCACGCAGGCCGAGAAGCTAAGCAATATAGGGCCTTCATTGCCATCAGGCGTGGTGAAGTTTGATGAAACTTTTCAGAAAAAACTGCAAGTTTATAAAGAACCCTTCCTAGTACTTTTAGATGTAAAGCCTGCCGATGGCAAGCCGATCCATGCAGCTGTAACACTGCAAGGTTGCGCCGAGGCAGGCATTTGCTATCCACCTATGACCCTGAAATTTTTACTCGCCGGTCCTGGGGTTAAAGTAGCTCCGATTCCAGATGCTTTAGATGGCATGCCTTTATCTAGCTCCCAGGTTGGCGGCGAATTCGGCTTGGCCGATTTATGGCGTGAGCGTGATGACGTCAATGCTATTGGCCGCTTTTTAGAAAGCACTTCAACTGCTTATTTATTTCTAGCTTTCTTTGTATTGGGGCTTGCGCTCGCTTTTACACCCTGCGTCCTTCCCATGTTGCCTATTTTGTCGAGCGTTATCTTTGGTACTCAAGACGGTAAGGCTGTAACCAAGGGGCGTGCCAGTATCTTAGCGCTAGCCTATGTCTTGGGTATGGCGTTGGTATACGCCTTGGCAGGTGTGCTTATGGCGGCCCTTGGTGGGAGCGTACAGCGTGCATTGCAGAGCCCCATTGCATTAGCTGCTTTTGCCCTACTACTTTTGGCCCTTTCAGGCAGTTTGTTTGGTTTGTATGACCTACGGTTGCCGCAATCATGGCATCACCATGTAGATCGGTTGGCAGGGCGCCAAAAGGGCGGCAATGTATTTGGTGCTTTTGCTTTGGGGGGTATTTCTACTTTAGTAGCCAGCCCCTGTATTACAGCGCCCCTGGCAGGCGTTTTAGCCTTTATTGCGCAAACCGGCTCTATGAGTCTAGGCGCAGGACTCCTTTTTGTAATGGCCCTAGGAATGGGGCTACCACTATTCTTTATTGCGATTGAGGCCCGCATTCTGATTCCATCCACGGGTATTTGGATGGTTTATTTACAGCGTACCTTGGGAGTTCTTCTGGTCGCCACGGCAGCATGGATTGCCTCGCCATTGCTCCAGAAAAATGATGTTGCAGGAGCTACAAAATTAGTGAACGGCCAGAGCATTCATGAGGTTGGTGATTTATCTTTTGTAGTGATTCATTCGCCTGCAGAGTTAGATACGCAACTAAGCAAAGCCAAGGAAGAAAAGAAAGTGGTCCTCCTAGATTTTTATGCGGACTGGTGTATTAGCTGTAAGGAGATGGAAGTAAATACCTTTACAAATCCAGAGGTAAGTAAAGAGCTAAAACAGTTTGTCTTAGTACAAGCTGACGTTACTGCAAATAGTCCTGAGAACCAGGTATTACTTAAGCGCTTCGGTTTATTTGGTCCTCCAGGAATTCTGATCTTCAATCAAAATTCAGGAGAGCTAAAAGACCAACGAGTGATTGGCTACATGCCACCCCAGCGTTTTATAGAACGATTAAAACAAGCAGCAAGCACTCAATAA
- the hemB gene encoding porphobilinogen synthase has product MKMKSPANSLLSFPEHRPRRMRRDDWSRRLMQEHNVSANDLIYPVFLLEGQGKSEAVASMPGVNRFSLDLLMPIAQECVDLGIPVLALFPVIDSGLKTPDGEEAFNSKGLIPTAVRELKKRFPNLGIMTDVALDPYTSHGQDGVLDEQGRILNDETTAILVQQAITQAEAGVDIVAPSDMMDGRIGKIREALEQKNLIHTRIMAYSAKYASAFYGPFRDAVGSAKNLGKADKKTYQMDCANSDEALREVALDISEGADMVMVKPGMPYLDIVRRVREEFDYPTYAYQVSGEYAMLKAAAQNGWLDHDAVMMESLLAFKRAGADGVLTYFALEAARLLKKNAAGK; this is encoded by the coding sequence ATGAAGATGAAATCACCAGCTAACTCATTGCTTAGTTTTCCAGAACACCGTCCTCGCCGCATGCGTCGTGATGATTGGTCACGTCGCCTCATGCAAGAGCACAATGTTTCGGCAAATGATTTAATCTACCCCGTCTTTCTACTTGAAGGTCAAGGCAAATCCGAAGCAGTTGCCTCTATGCCTGGTGTTAACCGCTTTTCATTAGACCTGCTCATGCCAATTGCACAAGAATGTGTGGATTTAGGCATTCCAGTTCTTGCGCTTTTTCCAGTAATCGATAGCGGATTAAAAACACCTGATGGTGAGGAAGCCTTTAATTCAAAAGGACTCATCCCTACGGCTGTTCGCGAACTCAAAAAACGTTTCCCCAATTTAGGCATCATGACTGATGTAGCGCTTGATCCATATACAAGCCATGGTCAAGATGGCGTACTCGATGAGCAAGGTCGTATTCTGAATGATGAAACGACTGCCATCTTGGTTCAGCAAGCGATCACACAAGCAGAAGCTGGTGTTGATATTGTTGCACCATCAGACATGATGGATGGGCGCATCGGAAAAATTCGTGAAGCGCTCGAGCAAAAGAATTTAATTCACACCCGAATCATGGCTTACTCAGCTAAATATGCCTCTGCCTTTTATGGCCCCTTTAGAGATGCAGTTGGTTCTGCAAAAAACCTAGGTAAGGCCGATAAAAAAACATATCAAATGGATTGCGCCAATAGCGACGAGGCTTTGCGGGAGGTTGCTCTTGATATCAGCGAAGGTGCAGATATGGTCATGGTGAAGCCCGGTATGCCTTATTTGGATATTGTGCGTCGCGTCCGTGAAGAGTTTGACTACCCGACTTATGCCTATCAAGTAAGCGGTGAATATGCCATGCTCAAAGCTGCCGCACAAAATGGCTGGCTAGATCACGATGCTGTGATGATGGAATCGCTGCTCGCCTTTAAACGCGCAGGTGCTGATGGTGTTTTGACTTACTTTGCACTCGAAGCAGCACGCCTACTTAAAAAAAACGCAGCAGGCAAATAA